From Staphylococcus sp. M0911, a single genomic window includes:
- a CDS encoding DoxX family protein — MLLRHVINAYVGKEIFKSSLPKVKNDDAMAQQFKEGFGLSRRSMRLAGLFEFVGSIFLFSSILGKLGQKLVVVGTLMINIVMGTAIYNHYKAGHGHQGAKAASKFFMLNVLSLIEVLSLNRRQ; from the coding sequence ATGTTATTAAGACATGTTATTAACGCATACGTAGGAAAAGAAATTTTTAAAAGTAGTTTACCAAAAGTAAAAAATGATGATGCTATGGCACAACAATTTAAAGAAGGATTTGGATTATCACGTCGTTCAATGCGATTAGCAGGATTATTCGAATTTGTAGGTTCTATCTTTTTATTTAGTTCAATTTTAGGCAAACTTGGCCAAAAATTAGTCGTTGTGGGTACTTTAATGATCAACATTGTGATGGGGACAGCAATCTACAATCACTATAAAGCAGGACATGGTCACCAAGGGGCCAAAGCCGCTTCTAAATTCTTTATGTTAAATGTTCTTAGCTTAATCGAAGTTTTAAGTTTAAATCGTCGTCAATAA
- a CDS encoding MDR family MFS transporter has product MTQTQPSHLNLKQRNLMIAVMMIGAFIGVLNQTLLTTILPEVMKDFAISSSTAQWLTTIFMLVNGIMIPVTAYLIERFSLRTLFFTAATCLILGSLICMLGVTFPLLLVGRSIQALGAGILMPLSQTLLFIIFPVEKRGMAMGIFGLVIGFAPAIGPTAAGWFIHLFDWRYLFLVVLLISVVDAIFGFLYLKNITETQQPSLDILSVIMSTLGFGGLLYGFSSAGNLGWSHPAVYITIIIAIIILALFIRRQLKLTSPLLEFRVFKYRSFTISMTLIVLMFVLFIGNLTILPIYMQTMMHWSPLESGLILLPGGLVMGLLSPVTGKFYDRVGGRSLSITGMLLIMIGALFMAQFNPQTSALYVIVTFSILMLGNSMIMTPMTTQALNALPVSLIAHGTAMNNTIRQISAAIGTGILVTLMTGFGHLSPLHGAAGLIQGLDMTFYIVAFVALIGAFIALFSEKNNQKQHTKTLK; this is encoded by the coding sequence ATGACTCAGACACAACCTTCACATTTAAATTTAAAACAACGTAATTTAATGATTGCGGTCATGATGATTGGTGCTTTCATCGGTGTGTTAAACCAAACGTTACTTACAACGATATTGCCAGAGGTCATGAAGGACTTTGCGATATCTAGTAGTACAGCACAGTGGTTAACGACCATCTTTATGTTAGTGAATGGTATTATGATTCCTGTCACAGCCTACTTAATTGAGCGATTTTCATTACGTACATTATTCTTTACGGCTGCGACCTGTTTAATACTTGGTTCTTTAATCTGTATGTTGGGTGTTACGTTCCCACTATTATTAGTTGGGCGTAGTATTCAAGCGTTAGGTGCAGGTATTTTAATGCCATTGTCTCAAACACTATTATTTATTATTTTTCCTGTTGAAAAACGTGGTATGGCAATGGGTATCTTCGGCCTTGTCATCGGCTTTGCACCTGCGATTGGTCCTACAGCAGCAGGTTGGTTCATCCACCTATTTGATTGGCGCTACCTATTTTTAGTCGTGCTCTTAATTAGTGTGGTTGACGCTATTTTCGGCTTTTTATATTTGAAAAATATTACCGAGACACAACAACCATCGTTAGATATCTTGTCAGTTATCATGTCTACACTAGGATTTGGTGGTTTACTTTACGGCTTTAGTTCAGCCGGTAACCTTGGTTGGTCCCACCCAGCTGTTTACATTACGATCATCATTGCCATCATTATACTTGCGTTATTCATACGTCGTCAGTTGAAACTTACGTCTCCTTTACTCGAATTTAGAGTATTTAAATACCGTAGTTTCACCATTTCGATGACTTTAATTGTATTAATGTTTGTACTATTTATTGGTAATTTGACTATTTTACCTATTTACATGCAAACCATGATGCATTGGTCACCTTTAGAATCTGGACTTATCTTACTACCTGGCGGACTCGTCATGGGCTTGTTGTCGCCAGTCACTGGTAAATTTTACGACCGTGTTGGCGGCCGAAGTTTAAGTATCACTGGCATGTTATTGATTATGATAGGTGCCTTATTCATGGCACAGTTCAATCCACAAACATCAGCATTGTATGTCATTGTGACATTCTCAATCTTGATGTTAGGTAATTCTATGATTATGACGCCAATGACTACACAAGCATTAAACGCTTTACCTGTATCCTTGATTGCACATGGAACGGCAATGAATAATACAATCCGCCAAATTTCAGCAGCTATTGGTACGGGTATACTTGTGACACTGATGACTGGTTTCGGTCACCTTTCACCATTACACGGTGCAGCCGGTCTTATTCAGGGTCTAGATATGACATTTTATATCGTTGCCTTTGTGGCATTGATAGGTGCATTCATTGCACTCTTCTCAGAAAAAAACAATCAAAAGCAACACACTAAAACTTTAAAATAA
- a CDS encoding arylamine N-acetyltransferase, giving the protein MNIEGLEKYLNIDPNKYNEPSLEALNYYLKRYMLTVPFENIDVQNGVRISVEVDDIYEKIVNHQRGGFCYEMNHFFKAYLEAKGFTANMVSATIHTPGGGRSLKGSHMSLIVPIDGVNYVADVGYGDLPISAMPINNQDSDAIIEDINGEYRAIYVNDNLFYIQKWKDNEWDTEYEAELEPRDIHDFDYNIEYNQTSPNSTFVKRLLVTMPKSYGRATMSQNNLTLTKQRDKEKYDVTSQNYRQFLKEEFNLDVKINRLEP; this is encoded by the coding sequence ATGAATATTGAAGGTCTTGAAAAATATTTAAATATAGATCCAAATAAATATAATGAACCAAGCTTAGAAGCATTAAATTATTATTTAAAACGATATATGTTAACAGTGCCTTTTGAAAATATAGATGTTCAAAATGGTGTGAGAATATCAGTAGAAGTAGATGATATCTATGAAAAAATCGTTAATCACCAACGTGGTGGTTTCTGTTATGAAATGAATCATTTCTTCAAAGCGTACTTAGAAGCAAAAGGCTTCACAGCAAATATGGTATCTGCAACTATTCATACACCAGGGGGCGGACGTAGTCTTAAAGGCTCTCATATGTCATTAATCGTGCCGATTGATGGTGTCAATTATGTCGCTGATGTCGGTTATGGTGACTTGCCAATAAGTGCTATGCCAATTAATAATCAAGATAGTGATGCCATCATTGAGGATATTAACGGAGAATATCGTGCCATTTATGTAAATGATAACTTATTCTACATTCAAAAATGGAAAGACAATGAGTGGGATACAGAATACGAAGCTGAGTTAGAACCTAGAGACATTCATGATTTTGACTATAATATTGAATACAATCAAACTAGTCCTAACTCTACATTTGTTAAACGTCTGCTCGTTACAATGCCTAAATCATATGGTCGTGCGACAATGTCTCAAAATAATTTAACGTTAACAAAACAACGCGATAAAGAAAAATATGATGTGACAAGTCAAAATTATCGTCAATTTTTAAAAGAAGAATTCAATTTAGATGTTAAAATTAATAGATTAGAACCATAA
- a CDS encoding TetR/AcrR family transcriptional regulator, which yields MTNQRKKRSDATHNKAIILQTTTQLLAQGEDISEMNMSEIAKKAGVGVGTLYRHFESKSLLCQAMMDEKVHDMFDAMDTFLHQHHDATVRDKIYGILSIYLDLKEANFKVLNFIEKSNSQHQSMINIPFYEQLKELIKDQFTSQQQTQDLEFKINLMLNSFSSDFYYFAKHDQQLTKDQFLSRLLDIFIG from the coding sequence ATGACTAATCAACGGAAAAAGCGTAGTGATGCAACGCATAACAAAGCAATCATCTTACAGACAACGACCCAATTATTAGCACAAGGTGAAGATATTAGTGAGATGAATATGTCGGAAATCGCAAAGAAAGCGGGCGTAGGTGTAGGGACTTTGTATCGTCACTTTGAAAGTAAATCGTTACTATGCCAAGCGATGATGGATGAAAAGGTTCATGATATGTTTGATGCGATGGATACGTTTCTTCATCAACATCATGATGCGACTGTGAGAGATAAAATATATGGCATTTTATCTATTTATTTAGATTTAAAAGAGGCAAATTTTAAAGTCCTCAACTTTATTGAGAAATCTAATTCTCAACACCAGTCAATGATTAATATTCCATTCTACGAGCAACTGAAAGAGTTGATTAAAGACCAGTTCACTAGTCAACAGCAGACCCAAGATTTAGAGTTTAAGATTAATTTGATGCTGAACTCATTTTCATCAGATTTCTATTACTTTGCCAAACATGACCAACAACTGACTAAAGACCAATTTTTAAGCCGCTTATTAGATATATTTATAGGATAG